The Aquiluna sp. KACHI24 genome contains a region encoding:
- the hutU gene encoding urocanate hydratase → MNAMSRTLKAATGSTLTAQGWQQEAALRMLHNNLDPSVAEHPEELIVYGGNGKAARNWDSFDAMVRTLTNLKNDETMLVQSGKPVGVFQTHEWAPRVLLANSNLVGDWANWPEFRRLEKLGLTMYGQMTAGSWIYIGTQGILQGTYETFAAVANKKFGGTLAGTLTLTGGCGGMGGAQPLAVTMNEGTCLIVDIDPSRLQKRVETRYLDEIADNLDDAIERVVRYKNERKAISVGVVGNAATVFPELLKRDVPIDIVTDQTSAHDPFYYIPEGVDLADAREYALKNPKEFSERSKASMAKHVEAMVGFMAKGAEVFDYGNSIRDEARQGGFSDAFKFPGFIPAYIRPLFCEGKGPFRWVALSGDKRDIYRTDQAVLELFPENDHLRRWIKMAQERVEFQGLPARICWLGYGERDKAGAAFNELVRKGEVSAPIVIGRDHLDCGSVASPYRESEAMLDGSDAIADWPLLNAMVNIASGASWVSIHHGGGVGMGRSIHAGQVSVADGTELAAQKLQRVLTNDPGMGVIRHVDAGYPEAKDVARHKHVHVPMLDTE, encoded by the coding sequence ATGAACGCAATGTCGCGCACCCTAAAAGCAGCAACCGGTTCAACCCTTACCGCCCAGGGCTGGCAGCAAGAGGCAGCCCTTCGCATGCTGCACAACAATCTCGATCCTTCCGTTGCCGAGCACCCAGAAGAGCTGATCGTCTATGGCGGCAACGGAAAGGCTGCTCGTAACTGGGACAGCTTTGATGCGATGGTGAGAACCCTCACCAATCTAAAAAACGACGAGACCATGCTGGTGCAGTCCGGTAAGCCGGTTGGTGTCTTCCAAACCCATGAGTGGGCACCGCGTGTTTTGCTAGCCAATTCAAACCTGGTGGGTGACTGGGCCAACTGGCCGGAGTTTAGAAGACTGGAAAAGCTTGGTTTGACCATGTATGGCCAGATGACCGCTGGATCTTGGATCTACATCGGAACCCAGGGCATCCTGCAGGGCACCTACGAAACTTTTGCAGCCGTTGCTAACAAAAAGTTTGGTGGCACCCTCGCTGGCACTTTGACCCTCACCGGAGGTTGCGGTGGTATGGGTGGTGCTCAGCCACTCGCCGTCACCATGAACGAGGGCACCTGTCTGATTGTTGACATTGACCCCTCGCGTCTTCAGAAGCGAGTCGAGACCAGGTACCTGGATGAGATTGCCGACAACCTTGATGATGCCATCGAGCGCGTGGTGCGTTACAAGAACGAGCGCAAGGCAATCTCGGTGGGTGTGGTTGGCAACGCGGCAACGGTCTTCCCTGAGCTGCTAAAGCGCGATGTGCCAATCGATATCGTGACCGACCAGACCTCGGCTCACGACCCCTTCTACTACATCCCAGAGGGTGTGGATCTTGCTGATGCTCGCGAGTATGCGCTCAAGAACCCAAAGGAGTTCTCGGAGCGATCCAAGGCTTCGATGGCTAAGCACGTTGAGGCGATGGTTGGTTTCATGGCCAAGGGTGCCGAGGTCTTTGACTACGGAAACTCGATTCGCGATGAAGCTCGTCAGGGTGGTTTCTCGGACGCCTTCAAGTTCCCCGGCTTTATCCCCGCCTACATCAGACCTTTGTTCTGTGAGGGTAAGGGTCCCTTCCGCTGGGTTGCACTAAGTGGCGACAAGAGGGACATCTACCGCACTGACCAGGCAGTGTTAGAGCTCTTCCCCGAGAACGACCACCTTCGCCGTTGGATCAAGATGGCCCAGGAGCGAGTGGAGTTCCAAGGTCTCCCTGCTCGCATCTGCTGGCTTGGTTACGGTGAGCGCGACAAGGCCGGAGCTGCATTCAACGAGCTGGTTCGCAAGGGTGAGGTCTCCGCTCCAATTGTTATTGGTCGTGACCACCTCGACTGCGGTTCAGTGGCATCCCCCTACCGTGAGTCTGAGGCCATGCTCGATGGCTCCGATGCGATTGCGGACTGGCCACTTCTAAATGCGATGGTGAACATCGCATCGGGAGCCAGCTGGGTTTCCATCCACCACGGTGGTGGTGTTGGCATGGGCCGCTCGATTCACGCCGGTCAGGTATCGGTTGCCGATGGCACCGAGCTTGCAGCGCAAAAGCTACAGCGAGTTTTGACCAACGATCCAGGCATGGGTGTGATTCGTCACGTTGATGCTGGGTATCCAGAAGCGAAGGATGTTGCGCGACACAAGCACGTTCACGTGCCGATGCTCGACACTGAGTAA
- a CDS encoding IclR family transcriptional regulator: protein MTKVPAALRTLALLKLLAESPQPTTANRLAQKLGIPRSSVYQLLEVLKDQGFAIHYEDQKRWGLGLAAWELGSAYQRHEPLERMTRPVLEKLVNELATKTSVVGHLGVLDGSDVLYLIEQRPQKSLKLVTDVGVRLPAHLTASGRSMLAKLSSKQLAASFRGRELAIRTGLGPRNLTELGELLARERTQGFALEVDEVTMGYASVGVSIQDNLGHPIAGLAITLQSTELEKLQLTELANALTKAASELSRKFGNHG, encoded by the coding sequence ATGACAAAGGTGCCGGCTGCGCTTCGAACGCTAGCGCTTCTAAAGCTCCTCGCCGAATCACCGCAACCCACCACCGCAAACCGACTGGCCCAAAAACTTGGCATCCCCAGATCCTCGGTATATCAACTACTAGAGGTTCTCAAAGATCAGGGATTCGCTATCCACTATGAAGATCAAAAACGCTGGGGTTTAGGACTTGCAGCTTGGGAGCTCGGCAGCGCATACCAGCGGCATGAACCGCTCGAAAGAATGACCCGACCGGTCTTGGAGAAGCTGGTCAATGAGCTCGCAACCAAGACCAGTGTGGTTGGTCACCTCGGAGTCCTCGATGGCTCTGATGTTCTCTACCTGATTGAGCAACGGCCGCAGAAAAGCTTGAAGCTGGTAACTGATGTTGGGGTGAGACTTCCGGCACACCTAACCGCCTCCGGCCGATCCATGCTCGCCAAACTCAGTAGCAAACAACTAGCTGCATCGTTTAGAGGCAGAGAGCTCGCCATCAGGACAGGTTTGGGACCCAGAAACCTAACCGAGCTTGGAGAGCTGCTAGCGAGAGAGCGAACCCAGGGGTTCGCTCTCGAGGTGGATGAGGTGACCATGGGTTATGCCTCTGTTGGAGTCTCGATTCAAGACAACCTCGGTCACCCGATCGCGGGTCTAGCAATTACCTTGCAATCGACCGAGCTAGAAAAGCTACAGTTGACAGAGTTAGCGAATGCGCTCACCAAAGCTGCGTCCGAGCTTTCAAGAAAGTTTGGTAACCATGGCTGA
- a CDS encoding arginase family protein: protein MRSPKLRPSFQESLVTMAEDLLWQRAKTLITDAQCDVGLIDIPAHKTSISPTNAHLTPRAIREALTRYSTFSYTTNQNIAAQSIQDLGEIEDADSNEATTIEVINKANKNLTIALGGDNSITYAAALGVYGSNLETAGLVTLDAHHDLRDGISNGSPVRRLIEAGLNPKRIVQIGINDFSNSYDYAMRARDLGITVISRTELHEIGITKACAKALEIAGSANGPIHVDLDVDVCDRSVVPACPAAAPGGISAFEIRQAARLLCQDQRVKGLDITEIDATKDPEDARTVRLAALLILEALSGYLKR, encoded by the coding sequence ATGCGCTCACCAAAGCTGCGTCCGAGCTTTCAAGAAAGTTTGGTAACCATGGCTGAGGATCTGCTCTGGCAAAGAGCCAAGACTTTGATTACTGACGCACAGTGCGACGTCGGTCTAATCGACATCCCAGCCCACAAGACCTCAATCAGCCCAACAAACGCTCACCTCACCCCGAGAGCAATTCGCGAGGCACTTACTCGCTACTCCACGTTCAGCTACACAACAAACCAAAACATCGCAGCCCAGAGCATTCAAGACCTCGGTGAAATCGAAGACGCAGATAGCAACGAAGCAACAACCATCGAGGTAATCAATAAGGCAAACAAAAACCTCACCATCGCTCTCGGTGGTGACAACTCGATCACCTATGCGGCAGCGCTCGGTGTCTACGGATCAAACCTTGAAACCGCAGGCCTTGTGACCCTGGATGCCCATCACGATCTTCGTGATGGCATCTCGAATGGCTCTCCTGTTAGACGACTCATCGAGGCAGGGCTAAACCCAAAGCGAATCGTTCAGATTGGTATCAACGACTTCTCTAATTCCTATGACTACGCGATGCGAGCAAGAGACCTAGGCATCACGGTCATATCCAGAACCGAGCTCCACGAAATCGGAATCACCAAAGCCTGTGCCAAGGCTCTTGAGATTGCGGGCTCGGCCAATGGCCCCATCCACGTTGACCTGGATGTCGATGTCTGCGATCGCAGCGTGGTGCCGGCATGCCCTGCTGCCGCCCCCGGCGGCATCAGCGCATTTGAGATTCGCCAAGCAGCCAGACTGCTTTGCCAAGACCAAAGAGTTAAGGGTCTAGACATCACCGAGATTGATGCAACCAAGGATCCGGAGGATGCAAGGACAGTCAGACTGGCTGCACTCTTGATACTTGAAGCACTCTCCGGATATCTAAAGCGGTAG
- a CDS encoding PIN domain-containing protein — MKALLDTNVFTWLHQAPSKLGKRTVSRITEASTVYYSPLTFFEWIQKDDHRGINAKKLIEATKSMGFIELPLSTEAVLEATRFGSLRGRDPIDLLILSQASHLGLDFYTADERLLSLGLNFVRDSTL, encoded by the coding sequence GTGAAAGCCCTGCTTGATACAAATGTCTTCACTTGGCTGCATCAAGCACCGAGCAAGTTGGGTAAGCGGACGGTGTCTAGGATCACAGAGGCAAGCACGGTTTATTACTCTCCGCTCACGTTTTTTGAGTGGATACAGAAAGATGATCACCGAGGCATAAACGCAAAGAAGCTCATCGAAGCGACAAAAAGCATGGGCTTCATAGAGCTGCCACTCAGCACCGAGGCAGTCTTAGAGGCAACTAGATTCGGTAGCTTGCGTGGCAGAGACCCAATCGATCTGCTCATTCTTTCTCAGGCCAGTCACCTTGGCCTTGACTTCTATACTGCAGATGAGAGGTTGCTCAGCCTGGGGTTGAACTTTGTTAGGGACTCAACCCTGTAG
- a CDS encoding type II toxin-antitoxin system prevent-host-death family antitoxin, whose amino-acid sequence MTKYVSLTDAKASLSEVIEDVIRGEEVVVTKHGNPVVKMTPFTKPAIVFGSLEGQLEGWEDVDFDDTSHMDEAWALWREKLARLGE is encoded by the coding sequence ATGACTAAGTATGTGTCGCTAACTGATGCCAAGGCCAGCCTTTCCGAGGTGATTGAGGATGTGATTCGGGGTGAAGAAGTGGTGGTGACCAAACACGGCAATCCCGTGGTAAAGATGACCCCATTCACGAAGCCAGCCATAGTATTCGGTTCTCTCGAGGGTCAGCTCGAGGGTTGGGAGGATGTTGATTTTGACGACACTTCCCACATGGATGAAGCCTGGGCTCTCTGGCGTGAGAAGTTGGCGAGGCTCGGAGAGTGA
- a CDS encoding phosphoribosylformylglycinamidine synthase subunit PurS, which yields MPKIIVEIMPKQDLLDPQGKAVANALHRSGHPEIVNARIGKRIELHFDRDITSEDMANAEKLASSFLSNDVIEDVVAITKE from the coding sequence GTGCCAAAGATCATCGTCGAGATCATGCCAAAGCAGGATCTATTAGACCCCCAGGGCAAGGCAGTCGCGAACGCCCTTCACCGCTCCGGTCACCCAGAGATCGTGAACGCCCGAATCGGCAAGCGAATCGAACTTCACTTTGATCGCGATATCACCAGCGAGGACATGGCTAACGCCGAAAAGCTCGCATCTTCATTTCTCTCCAACGACGTAATCGAAGACGTCGTAGCAATCACCAAGGAGTAG